One Haloarcula sp. CBA1127 genomic window carries:
- a CDS encoding helix-turn-helix domain-containing protein yields MSSLIETIQERTGTADESPRVLGVAENETDDVLDALASDTSRSLFRTLYDEPGTPSEIADRCDTSVQNVHYHVSNLKDADLIEPVETVYSSKGNEMTVYGPASDPIVLVGDNDLAPRIQQSMSNVITGIGLIGFASLFVQWGAERLADATAGSEVLAPASPHAGPVSGTSTLAWFVFEVVEPGVLFFCLCITVLGIAALLTDG; encoded by the coding sequence ATGTCGAGTCTCATCGAAACGATACAAGAGCGGACCGGGACAGCGGACGAATCGCCGCGGGTACTCGGTGTTGCGGAGAACGAAACCGACGACGTCCTCGACGCGCTCGCATCGGACACCAGCCGGTCGCTGTTCCGCACGCTGTACGACGAGCCCGGAACGCCGTCCGAGATAGCGGACCGGTGTGACACGTCGGTCCAGAACGTCCACTACCACGTTTCGAACCTCAAAGACGCAGATCTCATCGAGCCGGTCGAGACGGTATACTCCTCGAAGGGCAACGAGATGACCGTGTACGGCCCGGCGAGCGACCCAATTGTGCTGGTCGGCGACAACGACCTTGCGCCGCGCATCCAGCAATCGATGAGCAACGTTATTACGGGGATAGGACTCATCGGCTTTGCGAGTCTCTTCGTCCAGTGGGGCGCAGAAAGACTGGCGGACGCAACCGCCGGATCCGAGGTCCTGGCCCCCGCAAGTCCGCATGCAGGGCCAGTCAGTGGAACCAGCACACTCGCATGGTTCGTGTTCGAAGTCGTCGAGCCGGGTGTGCTGTTTTTCTGTCTCTGCATCACCGTGCTCGGTATCGCTGCGCTACTGACTGACGGGTGA
- a CDS encoding BGTF surface domain-containing protein, whose protein sequence is MSVRSVALAAVLIAAAATGPGLAAAEQQATVSEDSLPLHADEQQVVTGETTLEPGTEMTVRILSENSSNPFLYQRQVIVQPNGTFVAQFDLSRPPANISYELSAHVDGDTLFERTETIAPCDGNCTDTVPEIETPESTDDGENVVEVSQGDTAEIPVSMTDGGTKTLSIGSEAANYRINATVSDDDDDGEVLVLFDTAVAGTDGATLSVADDGDSLTVTESEPDLSSTLAAAAYSYRVFDGQSTDGRPTVGTIVIEANGTTSEQFEVEESADFGLEEPVVKGRQGETARIHIVLATADAATISIGNPEINYEINATVRDGNGDDRVALLFDTMAAGHDEPTLETAADADAVAVESGSEVALDSHLDAGTYDLSLYRGDEVADGRPDTVGTLLITDGDTTSTDASSDGVDSVTGETPAAQQSQAGDFGVGVGALAVGGVLAIVGVGIGLRSVMD, encoded by the coding sequence GTGAGCGTTCGGTCGGTGGCGTTGGCCGCAGTGCTTATCGCTGCAGCGGCGACGGGTCCGGGGCTTGCCGCTGCGGAGCAGCAAGCCACGGTCTCAGAGGACAGCCTCCCGCTGCACGCCGACGAACAACAGGTAGTCACTGGAGAGACCACGCTGGAGCCCGGGACGGAAATGACGGTCAGAATCCTGTCAGAGAACTCGTCGAACCCGTTCCTTTACCAAAGGCAGGTCATAGTACAGCCCAATGGGACATTCGTCGCCCAGTTTGATCTGTCTCGCCCCCCAGCGAACATATCCTACGAGCTGTCCGCTCATGTCGATGGCGACACGCTGTTTGAACGTACTGAGACTATCGCCCCGTGTGACGGCAACTGTACTGATACGGTACCGGAGATAGAGACCCCGGAATCGACTGATGATGGCGAAAACGTCGTCGAGGTCTCCCAGGGCGACACCGCCGAAATTCCGGTCTCAATGACTGATGGAGGAACCAAAACGCTCTCCATTGGCAGCGAGGCGGCTAACTACCGGATCAACGCGACCGTCAGTGACGACGATGATGACGGCGAGGTGCTGGTCCTCTTCGATACTGCGGTCGCCGGTACGGACGGAGCGACGCTCAGCGTGGCGGACGACGGTGACTCGCTGACCGTGACCGAGTCGGAGCCGGACCTCTCGTCCACGCTCGCCGCCGCTGCGTACTCGTACCGCGTGTTCGATGGGCAGTCGACTGACGGGAGACCGACTGTCGGAACGATCGTCATCGAAGCCAACGGGACGACAAGCGAGCAATTCGAGGTTGAGGAGTCGGCCGACTTTGGGCTAGAGGAACCAGTCGTCAAAGGGCGGCAGGGAGAGACTGCCCGAATCCACATCGTCCTCGCGACTGCCGACGCAGCCACCATTTCTATCGGAAACCCGGAAATCAACTACGAGATCAATGCGACTGTCCGTGACGGGAACGGCGATGATCGTGTCGCCCTCCTGTTTGACACCATGGCGGCCGGTCACGACGAACCGACCCTCGAAACCGCTGCGGATGCCGATGCCGTGGCGGTCGAATCCGGCTCGGAGGTCGCCCTCGATTCCCACCTTGACGCGGGCACTTACGACCTGTCGCTGTACCGTGGGGACGAAGTGGCCGACGGGCGGCCCGACACGGTCGGCACGCTGCTCATCACAGATGGGGACACCACATCTACAGACGCATCTTCTGACGGCGTCGATTCAGTTACCGGCGAAACGCCGGCCGCGCAGCAGTCACAGGCTGGTGACTTTGGGGTTGGTGTCGGCGCTCTCGCTGTCGGCGGGGTGCTCGCTATCGTTGGCGTAGGCATCGGTCTTCGGTCCGTGATGGACTGA
- a CDS encoding PRC-barrel domain-containing protein gives MRTVLANQLSNVRVVSTDGREVGTLQNITLDTATGELQTIVISSEVQEIFGVERDSDGDIRLPASLIESMRDHLTIQPPAEQSVTGRDTVDS, from the coding sequence ATGCGAACGGTCCTCGCAAACCAGCTCTCCAACGTCCGGGTCGTGAGTACCGATGGCCGCGAAGTCGGCACACTGCAAAACATTACGCTCGATACAGCTACGGGAGAACTTCAGACAATTGTCATTAGCAGCGAGGTTCAGGAGATATTCGGCGTTGAGCGGGATTCCGACGGCGACATTCGATTACCGGCGTCCCTCATCGAATCGATGCGGGACCACCTGACCATTCAGCCGCCTGCAGAACAGAGTGTTACAGGCCGCGATACTGTGGATTCATAG